In Lolium rigidum isolate FL_2022 chromosome 7, APGP_CSIRO_Lrig_0.1, whole genome shotgun sequence, the DNA window gtatgaagggtgtctataacTTATACTCACACATGGTTATGGCTAAAAATAGATAGCTTACAGATAGACCATTGTAGACACTGTCTATACTACTGTCTATATATGATATGGAGTGCTATTATAGACACCACCTGTCtagaccattgtacatgccctcagGCTTTGTCCGACCGGCTGGACCGAGCACCGATGGGCCGTTAATCTCTGTGAATCTAAGAAAGTCACCGGTGGGCCAAATTTTCGTTTGATGAAGTATAGGCGAGAGATCAAAGACTAAACTAATTTGGAAGCCTCACCAAATTTTGTCATTGGCTTCCTCAGGAAGCttgggggagggcagcttctcggagaagccgccaaaagaactgggcCTCAAGTCTTCCTCCATCCCCATAGTGGCGGGCATCAAAAGCAACCGCTCTTCtctcctcccctctccctctctcccccttCCGTCTCTGAAAGTCTCCCCTGCCGGCCGGGCCGATCCCGAGCCTTCTCCGCCGGCTCAGCCGGTCGGAGATGGCGACGGAGAGGCGCTGGAGTAGATCTTAGGTGTATATGTAAGTTTTTTGGCTTTTTGCCGGTGTTTAGGAGTAGGGCTTCTGGATCTCTGGCCAGGATCTGGAGCTTCTGGTGGTGGGTCGACGGCGGTGAGCTCCAACGGCGGGAGCAGCTGCGGTGGGCTTTCTACTCCAGCGTCTCCATCAATAAAGGGCTTTGTAGTTATTTCTTTCTTTGCAGGTGTTCGGTGGTTGACTTGCTCCTCCTGGCTGTCCGTGACGGCAGGGgggaggagcacggccgtgaagaTTACAGCAAGATCTGTTCcccggccggccatggtggcgaggggggAAATGCCTTGCTGTCTCCTGTGAAGAGTGAGATGAATAGGGTTCGCTGGTGTCATCTGCTTAAGGGCTGCACAGCCCGATCTCTTTCTCtgtccggccatggaggcgaggggagaAGAAGGGGCGGTGCGGAGCTTTCGAACAGACGGCGCCAGATCTATCTTCGGTGGTTCCTCTACAAGCGCAAACACGCAGCTGCCGCCATGGCCGCTGTGATCTGCAGCCGACGTGACGGCCGTTTCTCTGCCTCCAAGACGGAGGCATCTCCCTGTCCCTGTTGGAGCTCGACGCCTCCTCGCAGCCAAGTGATTCGTTCCCGGCGGCGAGGAGGTTGCCAGCGGGGGTGGTTTCTCGCCGGACGGAAGAGTTCGAGCACCTTCTCTCCATTCCTTGGCGGCGACCCTTTGAGGATGCCAGCGAGCGACGACGGTGGTGCtccaggacctgattgcttttccaCATTTTGTTCTGGGGTGtgctttgtaaagttgcaggccttatcttcaaatacTAGGTTCTTTAGGGCAAGTATTGTAAAGGGCCTGTATGCAAATTGTACCCGTCAAGTGTCACTCTAATAAAATACCACCTcatgtttcgaaaaaaaaatcccCATAGTGGCCACGTGGAGAGATTTTAGTCATGGTTCGTAAGGTATCCGGGACAAAAATAGGAGGTTTTAGTCTCGTTAGGCAACCGAGACTAGTGGCCGTCCTAAACTGGGACTAATAacccattttctactagtgctagtTTCTAAACTAGATTAGCTAGCCCGTGATACATCATTAGGTCTTGGGGGacatcggtggtgatggtggtgagggACCAACGTTGCACGATGAGTAGATTGCGGCGCTCCCTCTCGGTGGGGGTTAGTGTCGTCTTGTACTCGTTGGTGTCAGATTCGGAGGGGGTGTCGGGAGCGCGATGGGAAGGGCCGATGGTGGACCGAGCGCCGTGGGACGCACCACCCTCGATAGCCCCGCCTCACCATCGTTGTCGTGAAGTATGATCTCCGCCCACACAAGCAGCGAGAGAGGGTGTCGTGGATGCGCGCTTGCTCAGGGATGCGCGGCCACCGCCCGGTCGAGGCCTCTGGCGCACGTCTCTCCGCTGTTGAGCTGCCTCCGCGCGGCGCAAAAATGCTAGTGCCACGCAAGGAATTGGCCGACACCATTTGGCACAGTAGAAGATCAGCTTGTGGCACGCTCGAATCCGAGGGTGATTTGTGGCGGCGACCGAGCGAGCGGTGAAAGCGATGCGTCTTACCATATTTCACCCACCAGAAGTCGAAGATACAATGCCAGGTATATTTTTGCAGGCCCCATTCCTTTGCGATGCATTCTTGGTTTGAATTTGGCTCGAGTTGGGTTGACGCAGACAGCGAGCGCTACCCCAGCGCCCGCTGTCTGCATCGACCCAACTCGAGCCAAGAATGcatcaaattaaataaaaaagatTGGATATTTTTATATCGAGCAGTTAAATAAGGGTTTTTACCTAGTATTTCTTATCTGCGGGGATCCAAAGGGACGTGTCCATGATCCGGCCGGCGGCTAGACATGCCTTTACCGCGCGCGGGCCGTCCGGGTCGGTTCAGGACAACAGTTTCCACCTGGGCTGGATCGTCCTACTATAATCCAGCCTCGGCTTTGCTCGTGTAGCCCGACACCCAACTCGCGCCGCCTCGGCTTGGTTCGTCTAGCTGTAGCGCATCAGcagcctcgccggcgccgccagggCCCAGGGCTTCCTTCCACCTCCACGCGCGCGCGCTCCTCGCCCCGCCCGTCCGAGATCGCCGCCGCAAGATGGCCGACCGGCTGACCCGGATCGCAATTGTGAACGAGGACAGGTGCAAACCTAAAAAGTGCCGCCAGGAGTGTAAAAAGAGCTGCCCCGTCGTCAAGATCGGTAAGCTTCCCCCCTCCCCGTCCTAAACTCGCCGGATTCTCGTTTCGGATGCTTCTGTTAGTTGCCGATGCTGGTTTAGGTGTTTGATCTGCCGCCGCGCGCTGGTCGATTCCTTGCGAGATCCGGGGCACCGCGCGCGGCGCCCCTAATTCTGCACCCGTACCTACCGCGGGCCCCTTTAATCTTGTGCTCGTGCCAATTGCGACTAATTAATTATTAGCTGGCTCCGCCCCTTGAAAAGATGCGCCTTTGATAGTATAGGTAAAGCGTCCCCGCGCGCATGAAACAATGCCGAAACTTTTGAATGGCGCTGAAAAGACTTGTGCTTTGTAGTAGTCCGTGAAAAACAATGCCAAACCTTTGATTGTATTGTGTATGCTTCCGGCTTCCTGCCCTGTTCTGTAAGGACCCTGACATAAATACTCTGATTGAGGTGCATTACAATGGATATTTGCTGGTTTGCTGTACAGGGAAACTTTGCATTGAAGTCAGCCCCGCAGCCAAGTTTGCGTTCATCTCTGAAGAGCTGTGCATTGGTTGTGGTATCTGTGTCAAGGTATTTACATACATATATGCTTACGGCTTCGGCGCCACTACTGCAATGTATGAGCTCGACCGATCGGTCTCTAGTATGTATATAACCCACTCTGTAACTGCAGAAATGCCCATTTGGTGCCATCGATATAATCAATCTCCCAAAAGATCTGGACAAGGATACCACGCATCGTTATGGGCCAAATAGCTTCAAGTTGCACAGGTACTTTCTTTGATCAAGACATCTGGATGGACTTGTATGCCATTTGTGCAATTACTGATGTTTTGCACTTGCAGGCTGCCTGTTCCAAGGCCTGGCCAGGTTTTGGGCCTCGTGGGAACAAATGGAATTGGGAAGTCAACAGCACTCCATATCTTAGCTGGCAAGATCAAGCCGAATCTGGGACGATTCAAAGTATATTTCGTTCCttctatgcaaaatatttaatttcTATTCTGTGACCTGCTCGAGATAGGGTTATTTAGCTTTGAGCTTCTTTTTTCCCCCTGCAGAATCCACCTGATTGGCAGGACATCCTCACATACTTCCGTGGGTCTGAACTTCAGAATTATTTTACACGTATGCTGGAGGATAACCTCAAGGTACTATATTGCCACAGTTTTTTACTCACTTATTCATAATTCAGGCAGGGTTTGTTCGTATTTACCATTTTTTCAGGCAATGTAGTATTTACTTTTTAACAAGAAGATTGTGATATCTTGTTTACAATCACGACACACTTGCCGCATTATTTTTCTGTTACGTTTTATCATATGTGACAATAGTCATGTAGACATTCAGCCATACAACATTATTACTATGTGAAGTGTCGCAGAGTACACATATAGTGGTGTACAAGTCTTGTAGTTATTGGCATGCTCTTACTGGCTGAAACCCAAATACCTGCTCTCTTCGTATTATTTAATAGACTGTTGTATtgtatattttattttttacagtTGAGTAGCTCTGATCCCTCGCATTGTTTTTTCAGGCTATCATGAAGCCTCAATATGTTGACAACATTCCAAGAAATGTTCAAGGAAATGTGGGGCAAATACTTGGCCGGCAAGATGACACGGGTCTGAAAGCTCAATTGTGCGTTGACCTTGAATTGAACCAAGTTATAGACCGAAATGTGGCAGATCTTTCTGGCGGTGAgctccagagatttgcaatagcaGCTGTTGCTGTGCAAAGTGCAGAAATTTACATGTTTGATGAACCCTCCAGTTATCTTGATGTTAAGCAGAGACTGAAGGCTGCGCAGGTGATAAGGTCCTTGCTTAGAACGGATAGGTAATGCATATTGTTTTTCATGATTATCTTTCTGATACTTTGAAAGCCTTAAAAAAATACTGACTAGTACTCTCTGATTATTTTTTCCAGCTATGTCATTGTTGTGGAACATGACTTGAGTGTCTTAGATTACTTGTCCGACTTTATTTGCTGCTTATATGGAAAGCCAGGTGCTTATGGTGTAGTTACACTGCCTTTTTCGGTCCGAGAAGGTATCAATATTTTCCTCGCTGGATTTGTTCCGACTGAAAATCTAAAGTTTAGAAATGAATCTCTTACATTTAAGGTAAGGTAACAtatgcagattgtatttcagatcctTGTGCTGTGATGAAACATTCTTCTGATGTTTGTATTGTTGTTCTAGATTGTGGAAAGCCAGGAAAATGTGGAGGAGATTGAGACATACCAGCGGTACAGGTACCCTACCATGAGCAAAACCCTGGGAGATTTCAAGCTCACTGTCATGGAAGGTGAATTCACTGATTCTCAAATTGTTGTGATGCTTGGTGAGAATGGGACGGGGAAAACTACATTCATCAGAATGCTGGTACATCTCTCAACCCCTTCCTCCCCACCTCCCTTCCCTCTGTCTAAGGCACTGTCACATTCGTGTAAATAGTGCTATTGTTTTAAAAGATACAAATGGAAGCTTTCGCTCTTGATCTATAATGCCGTAATTTTTTTGATAACTTCCTTCTTATAAGTAATATGAGAAACCATGTATATATTAGAATTTGAAATAGTGATGGTATCCTGTTTTTCTTATCCACTTAAACTTATAGCTGATTCTCTGATAGTACAGTTCAATTCCAGACAACTGTCCTGGAGTCATAACTGTTACCAGATAACTACTCTTCTATAGAAGAAGTTTGTAATCTAGTTTGCATTTAAATTGACGAACACTTGGTTTGCATTTGAAAACTACATTCATGAGAATGCTGGTACATCTCTCAATTCCTTCCTCCCCACATCCCTTCTCTCTGCAAATAGTGCTGTTGATTGTCTAAGGCAGTGTTACATTCGTGTAAATAGTGTTATGTTTGAAAAGATACAAATGGAAGCTTTGCACAATTAATCTATAATGCCATAAATTCCGTGATAAATTCTTAAATATTTTCACCAACCCTCTCAAGATCAGAATTTTAAATATTGATTGATGGTGTCCTGTTTTTCTTATTCGCTTGAACTTTCTAATAGTACAGTTCAATTCCATACAACTGCTCTCGAATCAGAAGTTTTTAATCAAATTTGCACTTGAATTGATGAAATACTTGGTCCTTATGTTCATTGGCTTTTATGACTGGGACAGGCTGGGCACTTGAAGCCAGATACTGAGGAAGGAACCAAGATCGAAATTCCCGAATTTAACGTGTCCTACAAGCCTCAAAAGCTTAGCCCGAAATTCACAGGTTCAGTGAGGCAGTTGTTTCACAAGAAAATAAGGGAGTCATATATGCATCCTCAGTTTACATCTGATGTCATGAAGCCACTACAAATGGAGCAGCTCATGGATCATGATGTTATGACTCTATCTGGTGGAGAACTCCAAAGGGTGGCATTATGTCTTTGCCTTGGAaaggtttttcttttcttgttttaccTAACGTTGTTTACGAGTTCTATAAAATAGAATGTGCTGATTTTATAAATCTTGTCAGTCAGATTCTAGTATATATTTATTGAGACTATGAGCGTGAATAATTTTAGCTTTTGGATACTAACTTGTGGTTATTGTTCAGCCTGTAGATATCTACCGTCAGGTTTTGGATACTAACTTTGTGTTTATTTGTCTTTTCAGCCTGCAGACATCTACTTGATCGACGAGCCGAGCGCGTACCTTGATTCAGAGCAGCGTATCGTTGCCTCGAAGGTCATCAAGAGATACATCCTCCATGCCAGGAAGACTGCGTTCATCGTGGAGCATGATTTCATCATGGCAGCTTACTTGGCTGACAAGGTGGTTGTCTACGAGGGGCAGCCTTCCGTCGAGTGTACCGCCTGTACTCCTCAGTCCCTGGTGTCTGGAATGAACAGATTCTTGTCGGTAAGTGCCGAAACAGCCTCCATCTTGATTTTTATGACTAAGGTTATAATTTCTCATTTTATTCTCAGCTTGCTGCAAGACTGTTTTTTCAGTGTAATATCTTATTGCTTATAAGAACATGTAGTCTATATATACATTCAGGATCCAATTCTACAAATAAATTTAGTTTTAGGTTAGGAAAATATGTTCTGCCTGTCAAGCATATGCTTAATTATCTGACATCGATGTACAAATATATAAATATGAATATGAAAAGGCACTGTTCACAGTTAAAATCAGATATTACAAATATTTATACTCCCTTTTTTCCCTTTTAATTGACTTTGATTTAGTACAGCTTTGTACCAATTAGAGTCTTAAAAGGGAATGCAGGAAGTATATGCTGAACAACAGCTTTGCATATATATCATTTAATTCCAGAAAATGCAATGAGCGGACAGATGTTGGAAAAGCAAAAAAGTTGTGGTTTGAAGCTAATAATATTTGTCATGTAATACATGTCATTAGGTTATTTAATAACATGTAGTAATATAGGAGACGTGCCCCTGTTTGCTTCCATGTATCAATTCTGGGAGTAGTAATTTGTGGTTTCTTGTTTATTGGCAGCATCTTGACATCACTTTCAGAAGAGACCCGACCAACTACAGGCCGAGGATCAACAAGCTTGACTCTATCAAGGACCGGGAGCAGAAGTCGGCAGGATCGTATTACTATCTTGATGACTGAGTGATGCTGGGAGATAGATTTGTGAGGCTAATCGGAGAGCTTGGGCTTATTTAATCTCCTTGAATTGTGATAGGGCAGCGATGCCATCAGCAGGCAAACTCGTTGCCTAAACAGTGTGTGCCAGCAGCAGATTTTCAGTCTTTTGTGTGTGTAGCCGTCACCTTGGGTCGATTTGGCTGGTCTGTATTCGCCCCTAATTAGAATATTTATGTATAGGAACCGGAGACCTGACTAGTATTGCTAGTGCTTTCTCGTGTCAGTCATCAGTTGTTGATTATCAATGTCGATTCTAGAGCAAAGATGCATCAGTTAGTCGATTTTGCGTCTACTGTTAAATACTGTGTGCAAAGATGCACGACCATTCAATCACACACATAAAACAAACTTGATTATCTAATCGAGTGCTAATTGTGGTAGATGTTTTTGTGTATAATTAGAATATCAACCAATTCATTTTTAGACCAAGAGTCTGCTGTTATAAAGTACTTAGGGGTACGAAAACAGGATCAGGAGCATGGTCCATCAATTGGTGGCGGTCAGGATCTAAATTGAGGGCACTACGAGCAAACTTGTGTGATTCTACAGTGGCAGCTCGCTCTTTGTGGGTGCAATGACATTTATTGAAGTTGTGATGACTCCCTCAAATCCCCCTCTGGTTCACGAGGAGAAACTCAATAAACACAGGTGCTGAGTATGCTACAACCTAGTTCTTTTAATAACCTGGATGTTGGCGTTGCCGTTTATCATGTGGATCCAGGTGggtagaagaggaggagaggggtgtAAGAAGATATTCTGCAAGGACGCGACTAATTCCCGGTCAAACTAGTTTTATGTGTAATTGACGTGTAAATAGGGCAATTGCACATGCATATGCAATTACACATCCACGTGTAATTCTCGtatgcacgaatcacgatgcaaatctaaCGGTCGTCGAGTTGATCGGACTCTAACTTAGTTAAGAACAAAAGCTATACATCATGCGCATTATTGATGCACGTGGAGCAGTAGTATAATAAGAATGAATTATTGTGAATGTTGCATGCAGGCCCGTACGTACATCATGCTAATACTATATAGGATATGCAGATCGATGATTAATTAGTAATGTAGCCGGTATAGCTGCTTATTTTTTGACAGGGTTGACGAGGGCGGTGAGGACAGCAATAGCCTTGCCGAGGTCATTACCCTCGGAGAGGGCGTCCaccaccttcttcttcttggagTCCCCTTGCGGCAGGACTCGCAGTTCCACGCGATGTGCGCCTTCTTGGCCACGGCGAGGGCCCTACGCGTTTGGGTGATCATGGCGGCGTAGTCGGGGTATTTTTCTTGTGCCTTGTACAGGTCCTCGACGGCCCCCGCCGGAGTGCGTTGGCAGACGGACATGCAGGTGCCCTCTTCTAGTGGCAAGTCGGTCTCTAGGTAGAGGGTGCTCCCGAGGCGTTCTGCCTCCCCGCCGATGCGGATGGTGTAATCGAGCACCCAGTAAGTCACCTTGTTTGCGTTGCC includes these proteins:
- the LOC124669910 gene encoding ABC transporter E family member 2-like — its product is MADRLTRIAIVNEDRCKPKKCRQECKKSCPVVKIGKLCIEVSPAAKFAFISEELCIGCGICVKKCPFGAIDIINLPKDLDKDTTHRYGPNSFKLHRLPVPRPGQVLGLVGTNGIGKSTALHILAGKIKPNLGRFKNPPDWQDILTYFRGSELQNYFTRMLEDNLKAIMKPQYVDNIPRNVQGNVGQILGRQDDTGLKAQLCVDLELNQVIDRNVADLSGGELQRFAIAAVAVQSAEIYMFDEPSSYLDVKQRLKAAQVIRSLLRTDSYVIVVEHDLSVLDYLSDFICCLYGKPGAYGVVTLPFSVREGINIFLAGFVPTENLKFRNESLTFKIVESQENVEEIETYQRYRYPTMSKTLGDFKLTVMEGEFTDSQIVVMLGENGTGKTTFIRMLAGHLKPDTEEGTKIEIPEFNVSYKPQKLSPKFTGSVRQLFHKKIRESYMHPQFTSDVMKPLQMEQLMDHDVMTLSGGELQRVALCLCLGKPADIYLIDEPSAYLDSEQRIVASKVIKRYILHARKTAFIVEHDFIMAAYLADKVVVYEGQPSVECTACTPQSLVSGMNRFLSHLDITFRRDPTNYRPRINKLDSIKDREQKSAGSYYYLDD